CTTACCTCTAAGGAGAGATGTCAATGGTGCAGTATGTAGACTGAAGTTTTGAATAAAGAAGTTAGCAAATCCTAAGAACATCTGGAGTTCCTTCACAGATTGTGGAACTGGGAATAGATCATGATCTCATCGATGTAAACTGAGGCTGACTTGTGGAGGAATTCCCAGAACACCTCATTCATGAAACTGTGGAAAATAGAGGGGACGTTAACAAGTCCATACGGCATAAAGCAGTACTCGTAGTGACCAGAAGGGTTGATGAAGGCTGTCTTCCATTTGTCCCCTTTGCCGATTTGAACAAGGTTATAAGCACTCAGTAGGTCCAGCTTGGGGGGTGGCAGGGACCAGGGGAAGTGGATACGGCAGCTTGACTGTCTGTGAATTTAGGACACAATAGTCAATGCAAGGCCTCAAGCCCCCATCCTTCTTGCCCATGAAGAAGAAGCTGGAGGCAGCCAGTGAGCTGGATGGTCAAATGAATCCCTGCTTGATGGCCTCTTTGACGTATTACTTCATAACCTTGCACTCAAGGATGGACAGTGGATAGACTCGACCCTTATGCAGTTTAGCATCAGGCAGCAGGTCCatggcacagtcccatggccTGTGGGATGGTAAGTGGGTGGCTGCCTGCTTGCTGAACAGATCTTTGAACACTATATAATCAGGTGGGATCATTGGAGCAACATCAGTATCAGGGCTCTCGATAAGGGTGGAAGCCACTTGACAACCTGAAGAACAGAGAAATGGATGAGGAAGAGTGGTGAGACAATGTTGATGGCTCCAACTCCAATGAGTTACCTCACATGAATTCCACCTGATTTATGGAGAATGTAACGTTAGCCAGGGACGTCCCAGGATGATATCAACCCTGGGTCCCTCCAGTACCAAGAAATTAATTTCCACTTAATGGAAGAGCCCAATTTTGAGGATTAATGGAGGAGCCTGAAATGTAACCCACCCACTTACTAACGGCTTACCTTGTATAGTTTTGTCTCAAAGCTCCTGTGCATGCCAACAGCATGGCAACTGGATACGGCTTAGGAGGCTTTGTGAGATGAAGTTGCCCGAGGAGTCTGAGTCCACCAGGGCTGAAACAGAAACCGTGCATTCTGGGGTGACTATTTGGACTGGCATCGTGGTAAGTTTGGAAATTACAAGGTTCTGATGGATAGTACTCACCGAAAGACATGGGGGCTTGACTGGGCAGGCATGGATGACATGATCTGGTGTGGCACAGTAAAGGCAGAGTCCCGCTGCGAGCCGGCGTTTGTGTTCTTCAGATGACAAACGTGTGGATTCAACCTGCATGGCTCTGGTACTGGAGGGCTATTAGCGGGAGAACCAGACTGGTGGGCAGCTTTGACGGTTGGGCAGGCAGCTAAGTGCAGTGATATGCAATTGGCCATGAGAAAAACATGTAATTCCCTCAACACAAGAAGTCGTGGCCACGccataaggatgtcgttacctaGACAAAATTGTATTGTGGGCAAGACATATAACATTCCCACGAGTCAATATGTCAtttccacaaattaatatctcgtggccacgacaaaaatAAGTAAACCGACCAAGTCACTTTACAGCCACTGTACTTTATGGCcttttgacagatttttttttattgttctcacAGATCTTCCCATCAGCATGCAGTGAATTGGAGAAGCACTAGAGAGCACCGTTGAGCAACAAATGAACATCTTCTCTAATTCTTTCTCTTCTGAGTTTCTCAGACTGAGCTCACTGCTTGAGCTGCTGGATACACTGACATTATACATGCTGAAGGTGTATTTCTAAAGAAGAAGCTCACTGAATTCCTACGCTTTGAGCTCCAGCTATTCTGAAAAGAGACTGAATATGATCTCATGCAGGATCTGAGAAGAATTTGCTTTTGAGGAGAGAGAACTAGAGAAAGATAATGACACACAGATTTATATATCTAAACGATCAGCTCAACCAAATAAAACCATTAACTTGTTTGTAATTTAAAGTTGTTCTCAGTTCATTTGAATGATGCACAACACTGATATTAACAGAACAGACACTAAAGACTCCATGCAGTGCattacactttctctctctctctctctctctctctcctctctgtgtgtgtgtttgtgtgtgtgtgagagagagagagagagagagagagagagagagagagagagagagactctacaGGAGCACTTTTGTTTACTCACATGACTCAAACACAGAACCAGAAAACAGGAATCACGTGAGTTCAGGGAAAGAGAAACTGCAGTTTAGTTGAgctgttgtgtgttttgtgtctctGTATTCATTCAGTAAAATGGCTGAAGCCAGAGTTTCTCAGGATGAGTTCTTGTgtccagtgtgtctggatctcctgaaggatccagtgaccagttcctgtggacacagttactgtaagatctgtattacagactgctgggatcaggaggatcagaagagactctacagctgtcctcagtgcagacagaccttcagtccaagactTGCTTTATCTAgaaacaccatgctggctgaagtggtggagaaactgaagaagaccagaCTCTCTGATGACTGTTacgctggagctggagatgtgcagtgtgacgtctgtactggaagaaaatacaaaGCCATCAAGTCCTGTCTGATGTGTCTGAACTCTTACTGTCAAACTCATTTTGACCGTCATGAGGAGTTTCATTCACGTAAGCCGCACAAAGTTATTGATgccactggacgactgcaggagatgatctgccagaaacatgagaagatcctcgaggttttctgtcgcactgaccagaaatgtatatgtgtgcTGTGTACGATGGATGAACATAAAAACCACGACACTGTATCAGCTGCCGCacagaggacagagaaacaggtatttaacACTAGCAGTTAAGTTAATGCTCAGTGTAGTGATCCAAGTCTATTTTTTTATAGAGCTACAGTTTAATTACGCATAACACAGAAAAACTGCCAGTCTGAAGTtctcatttttacttttataatacttACACTTGTAGTAATTCATGTATAATGATTGTAAATGAACATCACTTCAGGAGTTTGAACCTACAGCCATTAGTTTTCAGCTCCACTTTTACTGGATTGATCTGTTCATGATGATTTATTGCCAGTAGTTTTCTGTGGCTACCATTCACTAtcatctgtttgtcctgcagaagcagctgaaggagacacagaagacgctccagcagagaatccagcagagagagaaagatctccagcagctgagagacactgtggagtctcataaggtgagtctggagaagaagagaagtttgtctccgtctcagttcagacacactgaagctgaatcactgtgtgtcctaacagcgctctgcacagacagcagtggaggacagtgagaggatctttactgagctcatccgctccattgagagaagccgctctgagctgatacgactgatcagagatcaggaaaagactgcagtgagtcgagctgaagaacgactggagcgactggtgcaggagatcaatgatctgaggaggagagacgctgagctggaacagctttcacacacacaggatcacatccagttcctgcaggtaacacacatcTACAAGAACAGGATCAAAGTGGACTTGAGCAGATCCTGCTGTGACAGAGACTCACAGAGAAACAGTTCATGAGTGTCTTATTATATAATCATCAGCCAGACTCTCATCTGATCATGCATTGAATTAGAGAAGCACTAGAGAGCACCAATGAGCAATGTATGAACATTTTCTCTGATTCTGTGTCTTCTGCATTTCTCAGACTGATCTCAATGTTTGAGCTGCTAAATAAACTTATACTGAAAtatactgaaactgaaattatacAGATTCCGAGTAACGTTCATCAAAATTGGATTAGGTGATCCTAAAATTCTATAAAATTGATCATCCTATCTATTTACTAGAAAGCTAACATATAGTGTAAGAGGCAAACACTAGAATCTGTAGCTCTGTTGTGATAATGAATATGAGAAGAATGAAGCTGATGCTGTGTAAGTGCTGGATTGAGGAGAGTTACTAAAGATCAAATCTGATGTTGGTGCAGGTTATtgggtgaagtgtggagctgatgagttttgatttctgtattctgtagagtttccagtctctctcagcaCCCCCTGAATCTACAGACGTAAATGATGATCTCTTCAGTTCTCTTGTCTCTTTTGATGatctgagagaatctgtccatcagctcagagacaaactggaggatttctgtAAAGAGGAGCTCAAGAAGATCTCAAacagaggtaaagtcctggagatctgctctcagaaaccagtcCATCATCATCTCGTATCACGGAGAACatcatattaaaaatgtcttaggAATAGATGCAGGATCATGAGAATCactctgttcatgtctgttgatttccacagtcaCATTCACCAGCATTGTTCCCAGAACCAGGAAggacttcctacaatgtaagtcagtaagaaaacaagcagaaaaactctctgagtgtgttcatgttcttcctgtagaaggtgaaagaagagttttataaattatgtaaatgatcATTTGCACAGAAATATGTTCATCTGTACTGagacaattcaattcaattcaattcaagtttatttgtatagcgctttttacaaaacaaatcgttacaaagcaactttacagaaaattatgtttctacaatatttagtagtagctagtagtttgtgcacatttgacaggattttagaaaaactaaaaaataataataatacaagacgtagtcagctagacgatgaactatcaatattattaattaagttattatatgattaagtcacacatttaggaataattgttagttctgtttgttcattcagggttagcatcatctggggtcctctgagggtcagcatcatctcttctcaggtgttctggatccagactggagcttgtgtaaatcctagttaccacgggatgtgaatcccgtggcaaaacatagaaacaaaatacagacatcattagcatagctgctgatccaacaaagtaaaattagtttaacccaagctaatgaataaaaatgcacctttgatcagatgcaactacactcacaattaaaaagatacattattcgaatgcttggcgaaagagatgtgtttttaatctagatttaaacagagagagtgtgtctgaaccccgaacattatcaggaaggctattccagagtttgggagccaaatgtgagaaggctctacctcctttagtggactttgctatcctaggaactaccaaaagtccagcgttttgtgaccttagggtgcgtgatgggttgtaacgtggtagaaggctagttaggtacgctggagctaaaccatttagggccttataggtaagtaatgataatttgtaactgatgcggaacttaataggtagccagtgcagagactgtaaaattggggtaatatgatcatattttcttgacctcgtaaggactctcgctgctgcattttggacgacctgtagcttgtttattgaagaagcaggacaaccacctagaagtgcattacaatagtccagtctagaggtcatgaatgcatgaactagcttttctgcatcagaaacagataacatgtttcgtagcttggcaatgtttctaagatggaagaatgcaatttttgtaacattggaaatatgattttcaaaagacaaattgctgtctaatataacacccagatttctgactgtagaggaagttacagtacatccgtctagttgcagattgtaatctacaagattctgtgtaatgttttttggtccaataattaatatctccgtcttatccgaatttaattggagaaaattctttgtcatccaatcttttacatttttaacacaatctgttagcttagataattgggaagtttcatctggtctcgttgatatatatagctgagtatcatcagcataacagtggaagctaattccgtattttctaataatattaccaaggggcaacatgtatattgaaaatagaaggggacctaggacggatccttgtggcactccatattttactgatgataaatgagatgactccccatttaagtaaacaaaatggtagcgatcggacaggtaggatctaaaccatcttagagcctgcccttgaatacctgtatagttttgtaatcgatctatgagtatgtcatgatctatggtgtcgaacgcagcactaagatcaagtaagactagaaatgagatgcagccttggtctgacgcaaggagcaggtcatttgtaattttaacaagtgcagtttctgtgctatggtggggcctaaaacctgactgaaattcttcatacagatcatttttatgcaggaaggtgctcaattgagcagacacaactttttctaaaattttagacataaatggaagatttgaaataggcctataatttgccagtacactaggatctagttttggtttcttaataagaggcttgataaccgccagcttgaatggttttgggacgtgtcctaaagataacgacgagtttatgatattgagaagcggttcttcggctacaggtaacagctctttcagtaatttagtgggtacaggatctaataaacatgttgttggtttagatacagtgataagtttatttagctcctcctgtcctatggttgtaaagcactgcagtttatgtttgggtgcgatggatgaaactgaagtgttagatgctgtagaatctacattcgctattgtatttctaatgttatctattttatcagtgaagaaattcataaagtcattactatttaacgttggtggaatatttgaatcaggtggcatctggtaatttgttaacttagccactgtgttaaataaaaaccttggattgttttggttattttcaatgagtttgtgtatatgctctgccctagcagtttttagagcctgtctatagctggacatactgtttttccatgcaattctaaaaacttctaagttagtttttctccatttgcgttcaagactacgagttactttcttgagagagtgagtattactgttataccatggtacagtacgtttttctctaacttttttcaatttgattggggcaacagcttctaatgtattagagaaaatagtgcccatgttgtcagtaattttgtctaattcatgtgtattttgggtacaaatagcagttgagatagatcaggcaggttatttgcgaatctgtctttggtggctggaacaatagttctgcccagacggtatcgctgcgacatatagttaatatcagttatacgcagcatgcacgatacgaggaaatggtctgtaatatcatcactttgaggtacaatatctatagcagtaagatcgatgccatgcgatataattaaatctagtgtatgattaaaacgatgagtgggcccggtgacattttgcttgactccaaaggagtttattaggtcagtaaacgcaagtcctaatgtatcatttgtattatcaacgtgaatattaaaatctcccatgattagcgccttatcaactgtaactagaaggtctgagaggaaatctgcaaattcttttaggaattctgtatacggccctggtggtctatacacagtagccagagcaagagatacattagatttcttttgcatgtccgacagagtaacatttagcattagtatttcaaaagagttaaacctgtatcctgttttctgggtaacattgagaatatcactatatattgttgcaacacccccgccacgaccagtctgacggggctcatgtttataacagtagtttggtggagtagactcatttagaccaaaataatcatttggttttagccaggtttcagtcaagcagagtaaatcaaaactattatctgtgatcatttcatttacaataactgcttttggtgagACACTGATAATACACTGAACATGAAGAGTTCAGCTACATGAAAAGATCAAACCgattcataattcctgattctgatgtgttttatctccatcagattcccatcagctcactctggatccgaacacagtgaataaaaacctccgtctgtctgagaacaacagaCTGATTACTGCCACTGACTCACTTcagccgtatcctgatcatccagacagatttgataaTGTGtgtcaggtgttgtgtagagagagtgtgtgtggacgctgttactgggagattgagtggagtggagATAAAGGTGTgtttatatcagtgtcatataagagcatcagcagaaAGGGATGTAGTAATGAGTGTTTCTTTGGAAATAATGATCAGTCTTGGAGTTTGTTCTGCTCTCCCTCCAGTTACTTATTCATACACAATAACATTGAGACTGATGTCTCTGTGAAGTCCATCAGcagtagaataggagtgtttgtggatcacagtgcaggaactctgtccttctacagcgtctctgacacaatgagcctcatccacacagtccagaccacattcactcagacgctctatcctgggtttagcTTTGGATCTAGATCTGAATCTAGGTTTATTTTTGGATCTGGAACTGGATTTGGCTCTGGATCTGCATCTGGGTTTAGTTTTGGATCTGGAACTGGATCTGGATCTGAATCTGGGTTTGGATCTGGAAATAAATCTGGGTTAAGTTTTGAATCTGGAACTGGGTTTGGATCTAGATCTGGAACTGGGTTTAGGTTTGGATCTGGAACAGAATCTGGGTTAAGTTTTGTATTTGGAACTGGGTTTGGATCTGGAACTCGCCTTGGATCTGTAACTGAATCTGGGTTAAGTTTTGGATCTAGAACTGGATCTGGACCTGGGTTTGGATCTGGATCTGAATCTGGATTAAGTTTTGGATCTGGAACTGGTTCTGGATCTGGGTTTGGATCTGGAACTGAATCTGGGTTAAGTTTTGGATCTGGAACTGGGTCTGAATCTGGAACTGGGTTTGGATCTGGATCTGAATCTGAGTTAAGTTTTGGATCTGGAACTGGTTTTGGAACTATATCTGGGTTTAGATTTGGATCTGAATCTGGGTTTGGATCTGGATCTGAATCTGGGTTAAGTTTTGGATCTGGAACTGGGTTTGGATCTGGAACTGAATCTGGGTTAAGTTTTGGATCTGGAACTGGGCTTACGTTTAGATCTAGATCCGGGTTTACTGTTTGTtctggatcatcagtgaaactgtgttggTAATTGAGAAAAGACTGATAAGTGATTCTACGCATAATGCTTTAAGCAGCTTGATGAATCAGTAACAGTGAGATGGTATggtctcttcttttctcttcatGACATTAATACTGCAGCGGAACTTTTGTCACCGAAATAACATGAAtcagaataaatgtaataaatcttCATACAGACAGTATGATCAGTGTGTGTGAGTCGTGCTAAGTGCCAATGTGTTTCTGTACATTTCTTAAACTATTAGTTTTTATTGTAGTGTGTTACAACCCTTCTTTTGCTCTTCTTTTGTGTCTAGGGATTAAGAAGGGGAACATTGGACCAGTTCAGACCATTACCATCTTCACACTAGGTGTGAATGAAAGTATCTAAGAAAAATGTGAAAAGGAAAACATATTCAATGTCTGAGGCATTGTAACTCAATTACACTAACTaaccaaacaaaaaatatagtcCCTAACCTAGTGTGTCTAGACAACTAAATCAAACTACATGTGCACCATGTAAGTCACATTACATAAATTAGCTATCCTTTTACCCCCATCCAGTTTTAACACATCTCAAAAAGCTTTGAATGGCTTTCAAGTGTTACAGATCTGGAGCCTGTACAATGAAGCCGTATTAGATGGCTAGCCAGGTAAGattcagtttagtttgcaccaataCTAGGTTTAaggtaccatgtaagtggcttggcttttagctgtGTTCATTGCCAACTTACactgcacggctaacctgctccggggcaggttatgttctggttAAGTGATCTCAAACTGAAATTGGACCAAatagatgtgagagaagtgacaaaTGTCTGACACAAAAAGTGACTTCCCCATTTTCTCTGGCTCTAAATtaaaggtaattaaaaaaaaaaaactggctttaatgataattactaaGAGTTATTTTCtatgatttataattattattatatatgattcatattattattaatcaatttcACACAAGcaaatttagtttaaatgttatcataaatttattttaaatgaataccaatgtatacagatcatgtaatataaaggGGCTGTACTGTCAATAGATAACACTATTTTGATACATGTGAACTTACATGTTTTCGAGTCTCtattgctatttattttcaaatatataaactaagttaacaagtttcactggtcactgcactgatagagcaatataatttattttatgtgtcctctttcatgtttcatatgacatttaaatttgtcatattctttaaTCCCGtgacctttagcaaaacctttcaTCTTTAATTTTGAATCTCGTGAGAAGTAAATCAAGCTTGCTTTGTGCTGCAAGGCtcatgattggctgttcgccagtgatgtcacacattcatgtgcacccctccacaaacaaacacagttgacaaagaaagttgttgatcagcatcatggtaccaaataagccaggttggagaggtttggttttatCAACttgaaactaatcctgtaactctgaatttgttgaGCTACCATCATGATACAGGCCCCAGAAGATTTTGGGCCAGCCAAGTAGGTAAAATCTTTTACATGGCAATCAAagccagtggtggacagtaacgtagtagctttacttcgttactgtacttaagtaaatttttcaagtatctgaactttactggagtagttttattttgagtaacttttacttttacttcactacattccaaagcataagatcgtacttttaacttcactacatttcataaaacatatcgttactccctataatatatcacgtgctccgacacgcagaagcggtgtctgattcatcatgaatgaactgagtcttttcaaaataaactttactcAGATCGCGAATAGCACTAAACGATTCGTTTActaattagaatgatccgattgcagctgttctggagtcgacccctcgctgattcaaatgaaccgtttagtgcgagtctcctgAAGTAAGAAcaggcagatcttgtgagcgtgcgtgcatctgatgttgctaaaagtaagttattaatgtcgaaatttaggattaattattgtaactgaaaatcatatttaggtcaaaattgtcagttgtttgggaactaaatccgctgtagaTAGAGaactatttaagcccactgaaatgctccagtgcaaaccaGACACATCTATCAGCGTCTCCGTgtattaggttaaaaaataaaataaaataaccttaa
This DNA window, taken from Carassius auratus strain Wakin chromosome 14, ASM336829v1, whole genome shotgun sequence, encodes the following:
- the LOC113114371 gene encoding tripartite motif-containing protein 16-like, encoding MAEARVSQDEFLCPVCLDLLKDPVTSSCGHSYCKICITDCWDQEDQKRLYSCPQCRQTFSPRLALSRNTMLAEVVEKLKKTRLSDDCYAGAGDVQCDVCTGRKYKAIKSCLMCLNSYCQTHFDRHEEFHSRKPHKVIDATGRLQEMICQKHEKILEVFCRTDQKCICVLCTMDEHKNHDTVSAAAQRTEKQKQLKETQKTLQQRIQQREKDLQQLRDTVESHKRSAQTAVEDSERIFTELIRSIERSRSELIRLIRDQEKTAVSRAEERLERLVQEINDLRRRDAELEQLSHTQDHIQFLQSFQSLSAPPESTDVNDDLFSSLVSFDDLRESVHQLRDKLEDFCKEELKKISNRVTFTSIVPRTRKDFLQYSHQLTLDPNTVNKNLRLSENNRLITATDSLQPYPDHPDRFDNVCQVLCRESVCGRCYWEIEWSGDKGVFISVSYKSISRKGCSNECFFGNNDQSWSLFCSPSSYLFIHNNIETDVSVKSISSRIGVFVDHSAGTLSFYSVSDTMSLIHTVQTTFTQTLYPGFSFGSRSESRFIFGSGTGFGSGSASGFSFGSGTGSGSESGFGSGNKSGLSFESGTGFGSRSGTGFRFGSGTESGLSFVFGTGFGSGTRLGSVTESGLSFGSRTGSGPGFGSGSESGLSFGSGTGSGSGFGSGTESGLSFGSGTGSESGTGFGSGSESELSFGSGTGFGTISGFRFGSESGFGSGSESGLSFGSGTGFGSGTESGLSFGSGTGLTFRSRSGFTVCSGSSVKLCW